ACGACATCGCGGAGAACGGGGACGTGAACGGCCTGGCGCGGATGAGCACGCTGCCCGGCTGGCTCATCGAGGGCATGGCCGAGTACTTCTCGCTGGGCCGGAACAGCGAGTTGACGGCGATGTGGATGCGCGACGCGGTGGAGCGCGACTCGTTCCCCACCATCAAGCAGTTGAACACCGACCCAAGGTACTTCCCGTACCGGTACGGCCAGGCCCTGTGGGCGTACGTGGCCGGCCGTTGGGGTGAGCGGGCGGTGGTGGACGTGTACCGCACGTCGCTGCGGCTGGGTCTGGACAACGCGATCACGCGCGTGTTGGGCGAGACGCCCGATTCGCTGGGCAAGGACTGGGCCGACGCCAACAAGGCGCTGTATACGTCGCAGCTCGTGGGGCGCACCAAGCCGCAGGACGCCGGGCAGCCGGTGCTGCAGACGGGGCGCAAGAGCGGGGACATGAACGTGTCGCCCGTGATCAGCCCGGACGGCCAGTACGTGGCGTTCTTCTCGTCGCGCGGGCTGTTCAGCATCGACCTGTACGTGGCCGACGCGAAGACGGGGCGGATCATCAAGAAGCTGGCGGCGCCGTCCAGCGATCCGCACTTCGACGCCCTGAACTTCATCAATTCCAGCGGCGCCTGGTCGCCCGACGGCAAGCAGTTCGCGTTCATCGTGGATGAGAACGGCAAGAACGACATCGCCATTCTCAACGTGGAGAATTCGCAGATCGCGCGCCGGATCTCGATCACCGACGTGGGCGCGGTGACGGGCATCTCGTGGTCGCCCGACGGCAAGCAGATGGCGCTGTCGGGCATGCAGGGCGGCATCAGCGACATCTACGTGCTCGACCTGGCCACCGAGAAGGTGCGGCAGCTGACCAATGATCGCTACGCCGACTTCATGCCGGAGTTCTCTCCCGACGGCCAGACGATCGCGTTCTCCAGCGACCGCGGTCCGCAGACCAGTTTCCAGAATCTGACGTACTCGCCGCTGCAGTTGGCGACGATCAGCGTGAACGGCGGACCGGTGACGGTGTACGCGCCGTTCCCGAACGCCAAGGAGATCAATCCGCAGTACACGCCCGACGGGCAGCATCTGCTGTTCGTGTCCAACCAGGACGGGTTCAGCGACGTGTACCGGCTCACGCTCGCCACGGGCGCGGTGACGCGCGTGACCAAGGTGGCCACCGGCGTGAGCGGCATCACCGAGGAGTCGCCGGCGATCACGGTGTCGCCCACCACGGGCCGGCTGCTGTTCACGGTGTTCCAGGGCCAGGGCTATGCGGTGTACGGGCTGGACGCCGACGCCACCAAGGGACTGCCGGTGCAGCCGACGTCGGCGGTGAACGTGGCCAGCATCCTGCCGCCGGGCGACCTGCCGGGCAGCAACACGGTGACGGCGTATCTCAACGATCCGCTCAATGGCCTGCCGTCGGGCAACGCATTCACCACCCATCCGTATCACTCGTCGTTCTCGCTCGACGCCATCAGCCAGCCGAGCATCGGCGTGCAGACGGGCGGCTATTTCGGCACCGGCGTGGCCGGCGGCATCGCGGCGCTGTGGGGCGATCAATTGAGCGACCGCCAGATCACCACCGTGTTGCAGGCCAACGGCACCGTCAAGGACATCGGCGGCGCGGTGTACTACCAGAATCTGAAGCACCGGTGGAACTGGGCAGTGGGCGTGGAGCACGTCCCGTATCTCACCGGCTACACGGGCCTCTCCGACACCGTGGCGGCCGGCGGCATCCCCGCGCTCAACTACTATCAGATTCTGCAGCGCATCTACATCGACCAGGTGTCGTTCAACACGCAGTATCCGTTCTCGACCACGCGCCGCGTGGAGCTGGGCGTGTCGGGCACGCGGCTGAGCTACGATCAGGAGATCGACCGGTTCACGTTGGTGGGCAATCAGGTGGTGGACGAAGCGCGGACCACCGGCGTGGGATACCCGTCCAGTTCCTACGCGCAGGCCGACATCGCGCTCGTGGAAGACAACTCGTATTCGGCGTACACCGGGCCCGTGTCGGGCGACCGCTGGCGGCTGGAATTCAACCCCACGGTCGGACAGCTGAATTTCCAGGGGTTGTTGGCCGACTACCGGCGGTATTTCTTCATGCAGCCATTCACGCTCGCCATGCGCGGCATGCACTACGGCCGGTACGGACGAGACGCCGAGGCCTACGGCACCGGGCAGATCTATCCGCTGTACCTGGGCGAGGAAACGTTGATCCGCGGGTACGGATACGGGTCGTACGGCGTGAACGAGTGCGTGGCCAATGGAGCGTCCAACGCGTGCCCGGTGTTCGACCGCCTGCTGGGCAGTCGAGTGGACGTGTTCAATCTCGAGTTCCGCATTCCGCTGTTCGGTTCGCAGCAGTTCGGGCTGTTTCCCACCTCGTTCCTGCCGGTGGAGATCGCGCCGTTCTTCGACGGCGGCATCGCCTATTCGGCGTCGCAGCCGCCCGACTGGCGGATTGCGACCACGGCCAACAACATCCCGGCGAGCTGCTCGAGCCCGGCCGCGCAGGCCACCAGCCAGTTCGTGAACTGCGTGGATCACATTCCGGTATTCAGTACGGGGATCACGGCCCGCGTGAACGTGCTCGGCTACCTGATTCTGGAGACGTACATCGCGCATCCGTTCCAGCGCCCGGGCAAGGGCTGGGTGGTGGGCGTGCAGATGGCGCCGGGTTGGTAGGCTGATGCACGAAGGGCTCGCGGAAACGCGAGCCCTTCGTGGTCCCACCCCCGTCTATCCCGTCCGGTCAGCCGCCCGTGGGCGGCGCGGGCGGCGGTACCTTGGTGGAGTCGCGGCGCTGGGGCCCGAATCCACCGCGGGCACCTGGCGGACCGAAGCCGCGCTGCTGCGACGGGCCCATGCCGCCCGGGCCCATCCTGCCGGGCCCCATCATGCCCGGACCACCGCGCTGGTTCCACCGCGCGCCCGGCCCGAATTCCCCGCGGCCCGGCCCGAAGCCGCCGCGGTGCGGCATGAACGCGCGCATCATGGCCTGGTGGCGAAAGCGCATGCGCTCCTGCCGCATGGCGCGGCCCGCCATGGCCACGCGCTGGCCAACGCGCGTCCGGTTGGCGTCGAACTGCTTCTGCTGATCGGCCGTGAGCACGCCGCGCACGCTCTGCTGGAGCTGGCCGCGGTACGCGATGGCCCGATTGCGATCGCCCTCGATCTTCTGGCGCGCGGCGCGGAGCGCGATCGTGTCGCCCTGCTCGCGCGCCGTACGCAGCGCCTCGCGGTCGGCCTGCGCCGACTTGCCCAGCGTCTGCATCTGCGCGCGGTTGCCGTCGCGCAGCTTCTGCATCTGCGCTTTCTGCGCGTCGGTGAGCGTGATCCCGCGGAACAGCTGGCGGGTGATCATCGCTCCCATGCGCCCGCCCCTTCCCTGGCCCTGCATGGGCCCCATCGGGCCGGGGCGCTGGGCGGCGGCCACCGCCGCCACTCCGCAGACCAGCGCCGCACCGGCGATCATCGCATTGAACTTTCGCATACATCCCCCTGGTTCCCGTGCCGCACATTGTCGCGCGGCGTTCGTGAAGGGAGACGCCGGCGTGAGCAAAGCGTTAAGGCACGCGCGGGAGCGCGGGGCGGAGCGAGCCGCAAGTCGGCAACGGGAGAAACATCCGGCGGCTCACGTGCCGCCGTACCACTCGTAGCCCTGATCACTCCAATACCCACCATTCCGCTCGGCCATGAACTGCACGCGGACCAGGTACTTGGTGTTCTTGTACCCGAGCTTGACGGGGGAATGCACGCGGGCGGGCGCCCCGTGCGCCGGCGCGAGGAGCTTGCCGTCCATGCCGTACGCGATGAGGGTCTGCGGGTGCATGGCGCTGGCCAGATCCCAACTCTCATGGTAGTCGTCGTCGAACGACGCGAAGTCCACGTACCTGGCGTCGGGATGCACGCCGACGAGCTTGGCGATCTCCGAGACGCGCGTGCCGGTCCACTCGGCCACGGCCGTCCACCCTTCCACGCAGTAATGATTCACGCGCTGCGTGACGCGCGGCAGGCGGAGCAGATCGTCGTGCGACAGCGTGAGCGGGCGGTCCACGAGTCCGCCGATCTCCAGCGTCCAGGGGCCGCGCGTCTTCTCGTCCCAGACGGGAACGTCGTCCGAGATGTAGTACTCGGGAAATGCGGCGCCGGCCAGCGCGGCGCCGCGCGGCGCGCGGTCCATGGACGTATGCCGGAACAGCCAGCGCTCCACCGTCTCGTTCCTGCGCTCGGCGAACCGGAGCAGCGGCTGGGCGGCGTGGGGGCCCTGCGAATCGCACGCGGCGAAGAACGCCGCGGTGAGCGACGCGCCGGTGAGCTGCAGGAAACGGCGGCGGTCGATGGTCATTCCGCCTCCGGCGGCAGCGCCGCGGGCGCGGCGGCGGGCGGCCGCTTCCACCAGAAGGGGCGCGCGTTGCGCGCTTCGGGCGATCGGTCGCGGTTGTAGCCGCCGGTGGTCATCGCGCGGAGCGCGTACGGATCGACGGCGAACACCATGAAGACGTGCGCCAGCGACAGCACGACGAGCGCGACCATGGCCAGGAAGTGCCAGTAGCGCGCCCACACATAACCGCCGAGGATGCTGGTGAGCCAGCCCAGTTCGACCGGCTTCCAGATGGCGATGCCCGACACCACGGCCGCGATGCCGAACAGCGGAAGGGCGAAGTACGTGGCGCGCTGCAGCGCGTTGTGCTTGCCCTGCCGCGGATGGTCCGGGCGCGCGAAGACGTAGAACCGGGCCATCTCCCAGGCGTCGCGCAGCTGGCCGCGGCGCGGCACGAGGTCGCGCCACTCGCCGTGCAGATAGATGAACCCGAGGTACACGAGCCCGTTGAGCGCGAGCAGCCACATCATGGCGAAGTGCCAATTCCTGGCGCCGGCCAGCCAGCCGCCGAAGGTGAGCCCCACGGGGATGATCTTGCCCGCGAACGGGTAGCAGCAGAACGTCTCGCCCTTGCGCGCGAACGCGGGATACGCGTCGAAGATGCGCAGGCCGCTGGCCACCATGATGGTGAGCGCAAACGCATTCACCCAATGCGTGACGCGCACGATCCAGTGATGTCGTGGTTCCGGCATGGGCATCACATTATCCCATCCGGGGTTGCCCGTCGAGGGGCCTGCGCGATCAGTGCATGGAGCGCACCGTGGTGCGCGCCTTGCCGGTATGGAAGAAGAAGAGCAGCGGCAGCGACGACAGGAGCAGCGCGCCGCTCAGGAGGTAGATCTTGGAGAACGCGAGCACGCTGGCCTGCGCCGTGATCTGGTAGTCGAGGATGGCGAGCGCCTGCTGATGGGCCACGAGCGGCGCCGCGCCCCGGGCGATCATCGCCTGGGTGAGGGCGTGGAGCCGGCCGAGCGACTGCGGGTCCATGGTCGTCACATGCTCCGTGACGCCGGCCTTGGCGATCGTCGTGAATCGCGTGAGCAGCGTGGCCATGATCGCGATGCCCAGCGATCCGCCCAGTTGGCGCGTGAGGTTGAACATGCCCGTGCCCTGCGCCAGGTCCCGGGTGGCGAGTTCGGCCATCGTGGCGTTGGTGAGGGGCACGAAGATCAGGCCAAGTCCCACACCGCGCCACACGAGGGGCCAGAACAGATCGCCGCGCCCGGCGTCGAGCGTGAGCGTGGAGAGCTGCCACATCGAGAGGAAGAAGAACAGCGCGCCGATCGTGACCGTGGCGCGCGCGTCCAGCCAGTTGGCGTTGCGTCCCACCCAGGCCATGGTGATCGCCGACGCGATGGCGCCGGGCAGGATGACCAGGCCCGTCTGGTTGGCCGTGAACCCGTGCAACTGCTGGAGAAACACGGGGAGCACGAACACCGACCCGAACAGCGCCAGTCCCAGGAATGCGGCGATGCTCACGCCGGCGGCCAGCTGCCGGCTCTTGAGCACGCGCAGGTTGATGACCGGTTCCTTGGCCGTGAGTTCGCGCCAGATGAGCAACACGAACGAGGTCACGGAGACCACGCACAGCACGGTCACGAACCGGGAATCGAACCAGTCGTAGCGCTCGCCGCGCTCCAGCATCCACTGCAGCGAGCCGACGCAGGTGGCGAGCAGCGCGATGCCCGGGATGTCGATGCTCGTGGCGCGCGCCTGGTGGGCGGCGTCGTGGACGTACGTGTACACCATGAACCCGGCCAGAATGCCGAGTGGGACGTTGATGTAGAAGATCCAGGGCCAGTTGTAGTTGTCCACGATCCAGCCGCCGAGCGTGGGGCCGATCGTCGGGCCCACCATCACGCCCACGCCGAACATCGCCTGGCCGATGCCCACCTCCTCCGGCGGGAACGATTCGAACAGCGTGGTCTGCGCGGTGGACAGCAGCGCGCCGCCGCCCAGTCCCTGGACCACGCGCCAGAGCACGAGCCCGCCCAGCGAGGTCGCCGCGCCGCACATGAACGACGCGAACACGAACAGCGCGATGGAGCCGGTGAGGTAGCGCTTGCGGCCGAAGTACGACGACAGCCACCCCGACATCGGGATCACGATCACGTTGGCGATGATGTAGCCGGTGGACACCCACGAGATCTCGTCGAGCGTGGCGCCGAGGTTCCCCATCATGTGGGGAATGGCCACGTTCACGATCGACGTGTCGATCAGCTCCAGCACCGCCGCCAGCGTGACCGCGATGGCGATGATGTACTTGTACTTGTATGGGTCCTCGTCGCCCACGGCCTGAGACGCCGCGGCTGGCAACACGACGCGCGCCGTGCCCCGCGCGCCGGCGATGATGCGCGCGCCGTCGTCGACCGTTCCGGTCGAATCCTTCATCGGGTGGTGCCTCGGCTGCTATTGCGTGACGACGTGCGCCACCACGGACATGCCGGGGCGCAGCGGATGATCGGGACCGCAGCCGCGCGTGACGGCGATGCGAACCGGCACGCGCTGCACGACCTTGGTGAAGTTTCCGGTGGCGTTGTCGGGCGGCAGCAGGGCGAACTTGGCGCCCGTGGCCGCGCTCAGGCTCTCGACCTTGCCCTTGACGTCGCATCCCGGATACGCATCGACGTCGATGTCCACCGGCTGGCCCACCAGGATGTCGGAGAGCTGTGTCTCCTTGAAGTTGGCGGTGACCCAGACGCCGGTGTCGGCGACGATCGTGAGCAGCGGCTGGCCGGGCTGGACGAGTTGTCCGATCTCCACCTGCTTGCGCGAGACGAGTCCCGCCATGGGCGCGGTGACGCGTGTGTACGACAGCTGCAGCTTGGCGTTCTCCACCGCGGCCTGCGCCGCCGCCAACCGCGCCTGCGCCAGCCTGACCCCGGCCTGCGCGGCCGTGATGTTCGACCCCGCCGCGCTCTGCTGGCGTTGCAGCGCCTGCAGCGTGGCCGCGGCCGCGTCGGCCGCCGCCTGCGCGGCGTCGAGCTGCTGCTTGGACACGATCTGCTTGGCCACGAGTTCCCGGGCCCGGGCCAGATCGGCGTTGGCCTTGGTGAGGTTGGCCCGGGCAGCCCCGATCTGCGCCTGCAGCGACGCCCGTTGGCTGGACGCGGCCTGCACCATGGCCTGCGCCTGGCCCTCGCCCTGCGGACCCGACACGGCGGCGCGCGCCGCGGCCAGGTCGGCCTCGGCCTGCGCCAAGCGCGCCTGATACTCGGCCGGGTCGATCTGCACGAGCAGCGAATCGCCGGCCACGTGGACGTTCTCGTCGATCGTGAGCCGCTGCACGTAGCCGCCGACCTTGGCGAGGACGGGCGTCATGTCGCCGTCCACCTGCGCGTCGTCGGTGGACTCGTGGACGCGGGCGTAGCGCCACGCATTGAACGCCCACCCGAGCCCGGCCAGCGCGGCTACGATGAGGATGGGAATGAGGATGCGCCGCCGGGAGCTGCCGGCGGTCGGTGTCGCGTCGAGATCGGAGGTATTCGGTGAGGTGGCCATGGTCGGTACTTATGAGAGTTTCGTGGTGGTGACGGCGATCGGGACGCGGGCTACTGGATCGAGGTGGTGCGGCCTTCGGCGCGCGCGAGCGCGACGCGGGCGGCCTGGTACGACGTCTCGGCGTCGATGAGCTGCGTGCGGGCGGCGTTGAGCGACAGCGACGCGGTGATGACGTCGGCGTTGCCGGCCACGCCGGCGCGGAAGCGGTCGCGGGCCTGCGCCACTTCCTGCTCGGCCAGGCGCAACCGTTCGCGCGTCGCATCCACGACCTGGCGGGCCGACGAGAGGTCGAGCACCGCGCTGCGCACGTCGACCATCACCTGCTGGCGCAGGTCGCGCTCGCGCACTTCGAGGTCGCGCATGTTGGCCTGCTGCTCGCTCACGCGGCTGTCGCGGCGCATGCCGTCGAAGATCGGGACCGAGAGCTGGATGCCCCACGTGTACGTGGCGAGCATGTGGCTGAGCCGCATGCCGATCGTGCCGTCGTCGCCGAACGCCGCCACCGTGGGCAGCCGTTCCGACTGGATGGCGCGCACCTGCAGGCGCTCGGCGGCGAGCTGCTGTTCCAGCGCCCGGATGTCGGGGCGGGCGCGGAGCGCCGCCTCCACCGCCGCCTGCGGGTCGGCGGCATCGGGCACGTCGGGCAGCGAGCCGAGCGAGTCGGTGAGCACGAGCGGCGTGTCGAGCGACAGATTCACGGCGCGCGCCAGGTTGAGGCGCGACCGCGCCTGGTCGTTGCGCGCCGAGATGAGCTGCGCCCTGACGCCCACCAACTGCGACTCGGCCCGGGTGACGTCGAGGGCCACGCCCACGCCGGCCGACAGCTGATCGCGCGCGATGCCGAGCAGATCCACGGCCAGCGACGAATCGGCGAGTCGCGCCGAGAGCTGCGCGTCGGCGCGCAGCGCCTGCAGATACGCCATCGCGGCCTGGGTGGCGGCCTGCTCGGCGGCAGCGCTCTCGTTCACGCGCACGGCGGACGCGCTGGCCTGCGCCGCGCGATAGTGCTCGAACGCGCCGGCGTCGAACAGGGTCTGCGAGATGCGGCCGCGCAGATCGAGGGTGGTCACCGGCCCGATCACCTGCCCGAGCGGATCGAGCAGCGGCGGCTGGCCGGGCGCCGTGGGGAAGTTGAAGCCGAACGTCGCCGAGTTCACCGTGTGCCCCGACTCGAGGGCCGACGCCGAGAAGTTGGGCAGCAGACTGGAGCGCTGCTGGTCCACGCGGGCCCGCGCCGCCGCCGTCTGCAGCGTGGCGCTGGCCACGAGGGCGCTCTGCCGGGCCGCCATGCGCACGGCGTCGCCCAGCGAGAGCCGCTGGGGCGCGAGCTGCTGCGCGCCGGCCGCGGCCGGCAGCAGGAGCAGGGCGGCGAGCAACGGGCGCGCGGTACGCGCGCGCGCGCGAGAGGGAAGGATGACGTTCATGAGGGTGAATCCGTGGCCGCCGCATCGGACGCGGGGCGAATGGCGTTGAGGTAGAACTGCTTGATCTCGTCGAGCAGCTGCTGGTCCGACTTGCCGCCGATCGAGTCGCACAGCACCGGCTGGTGGCGCCAGTTGCCGTAGGTGACGAAGAGGGCGATGAGCATGCGGGCGGCCATGCCCGGATCCATGCGGCGGAATTCGCCGCGCTCCATGCCGCGCTCGAGAATCGACCGCAGGAGCGCGCGTCCGCGACTGAACACCTGGCGGCCGTAGAAGTCGGCAAGGTCGGGAAAAGCGTGAAGCTCGGCGTTCACCCAGCGGTGGAGCGGCGGAAAGGCGGCGGAGCACATGAAGCGCCATTGGGCGTCCATGAACGAGTGCAGATCCTCGAGGGCCGTCTTGCCGGCGATGCGCCGTTCGAGTTCGTCGATCGCGTCGCCCACGGTATGGAGGACGACTTCGCGGAACAGCTCTTCCTTGCTCTGGAAGTAGAGGTAGATGGTGCCCTTGGAGACGCCGGCGCGCTTGGCGATGTCGTCGAGCCGCGCGTCGGCGAGTCCGTGCTCGGCAAAGGTGGCGAACGCGGCATCGAGGATCTGCCGCGGCCGCTCTTCGGGGAGCCGGCGCCACTTGGGTTCGTGCGCGAGTTCTGGTTGAACCATCGTGTCCTCCAATGCCTTACACGTAACGGCTAACCGACGAGTCGGTCATTTACTGCACAGGACAAAAAGAGGGCGAGGCTGTGGGTTAAGCCTCGCCGACGCGGTAACTTACTTGCTGGTCAGTAACATGTCAACTTATGGGTCCGCGATCCCCTTACCCGCGGCCGGTGAGCGTCGAGCGGAGTGCCCGCTCCCCCACGGCGGAGAAGGAGACCACCCGGGTAGTCCTGTGCGGCCGCGCCCATCCGAGGGCGAAGCACCGGCGCAGGATGGCGGCGCCGAGGGCGCCCGCCAGATGATGGCGTCGAACACTCCAGTCGAGGCACGGCAGGCAGAGGGGCCGGCGGGCCCGCTTCAACGCCGCGACGTCTATCCCCATCTCGAGGCAGAACCGTTCGCCCTCCGCGGTGAGCGACAGGGCGCGGCCCTGGCCGCGAAGAAACCCGCGCTCTCTGAAGCGGTCGAAGACGAGCACCCCCAGGTCTCCGGCGAGGTGGTCGTAGCACACCCGGGCCTTGCGGAGGCCCGGATCCGCCGGCCCCGAGTTGACGTGGACGGCGCCGACGCGCCCGGCGAGCCCCATCAGGCGCTCGATCGCGGCGGCCACGTCGCGATTGGCCAGCCGGAAGTAGCGGTGGCGGCCGGCGCGCTCCACGGCGACCAACCGCACCTTGACCAGCTTGGAGAGATGGGAGCTGGCCGTCTGCTTGGTCACGCCCGCGGCCCGGGCCAACTCGGTTGCCGTGAGGGCGCGGCCCGTCATGAGCCCCATGAGCATCGTGGCCCGGGCCCGGTCGCCCATGAGCCTGGCGATCGGCACGATATCCGGCGCGGCGTCCATAGTTCCACAATAGTCGAACCATATGCGTGGCGCAATCGGCTATGCTGCAGCCGATCGCCGGGGTGCGTCCCTTCACGCCAGGAGCGTCCGTGTCCATCACCTGCTTCATCCGCTACGAGATCGACCCCTTCCAGCGCGATGCGTTCGCCGAATACGCGGCCAACTGGACGCGCATCATCCCCCGCTGCGGCGGGGACCTGATCGGCTACTTCCTGCCCTACGAGGGAACGAACAACGTGGCCTGGGCGCTCATCTCGTTCTCGTCGCTCGCCGCGTACGAGGCGTACCGCAGCCGCCTGCGCGCGGACCCCGACGGGCGCGCGAACTTTGCCATGGCGCAGTCCAAGCGCCTGATCCAGCGTGAGGAGCGGAGCTTTCTCGAACGAGTCCAGGCCACCCGCGGCCCGGAG
This DNA window, taken from Gemmatimonadaceae bacterium, encodes the following:
- a CDS encoding Spy/CpxP family protein refolding chaperone — encoded protein: MRKFNAMIAGAALVCGVAAVAAAQRPGPMGPMQGQGRGGRMGAMITRQLFRGITLTDAQKAQMQKLRDGNRAQMQTLGKSAQADREALRTAREQGDTIALRAARQKIEGDRNRAIAYRGQLQQSVRGVLTADQQKQFDANRTRVGQRVAMAGRAMRQERMRFRHQAMMRAFMPHRGGFGPGRGEFGPGARWNQRGGPGMMGPGRMGPGGMGPSQQRGFGPPGARGGFGPQRRDSTKVPPPAPPTGG
- a CDS encoding molybdopterin-dependent oxidoreductase, whose protein sequence is MTIDRRRFLQLTGASLTAAFFAACDSQGPHAAQPLLRFAERRNETVERWLFRHTSMDRAPRGAALAGAAFPEYYISDDVPVWDEKTRGPWTLEIGGLVDRPLTLSHDDLLRLPRVTQRVNHYCVEGWTAVAEWTGTRVSEIAKLVGVHPDARYVDFASFDDDYHESWDLASAMHPQTLIAYGMDGKLLAPAHGAPARVHSPVKLGYKNTKYLVRVQFMAERNGGYWSDQGYEWYGGT
- a CDS encoding cytochrome b/b6 domain-containing protein; this encodes MPEPRHHWIVRVTHWVNAFALTIMVASGLRIFDAYPAFARKGETFCCYPFAGKIIPVGLTFGGWLAGARNWHFAMMWLLALNGLVYLGFIYLHGEWRDLVPRRGQLRDAWEMARFYVFARPDHPRQGKHNALQRATYFALPLFGIAAVVSGIAIWKPVELGWLTSILGGYVWARYWHFLAMVALVVLSLAHVFMVFAVDPYALRAMTTGGYNRDRSPEARNARPFWWKRPPAAAPAALPPEAE
- a CDS encoding DHA2 family efflux MFS transporter permease subunit translates to MKDSTGTVDDGARIIAGARGTARVVLPAAASQAVGDEDPYKYKYIIAIAVTLAAVLELIDTSIVNVAIPHMMGNLGATLDEISWVSTGYIIANVIVIPMSGWLSSYFGRKRYLTGSIALFVFASFMCGAATSLGGLVLWRVVQGLGGGALLSTAQTTLFESFPPEEVGIGQAMFGVGVMVGPTIGPTLGGWIVDNYNWPWIFYINVPLGILAGFMVYTYVHDAAHQARATSIDIPGIALLATCVGSLQWMLERGERYDWFDSRFVTVLCVVSVTSFVLLIWRELTAKEPVINLRVLKSRQLAAGVSIAAFLGLALFGSVFVLPVFLQQLHGFTANQTGLVILPGAIASAITMAWVGRNANWLDARATVTIGALFFFLSMWQLSTLTLDAGRGDLFWPLVWRGVGLGLIFVPLTNATMAELATRDLAQGTGMFNLTRQLGGSLGIAIMATLLTRFTTIAKAGVTEHVTTMDPQSLGRLHALTQAMIARGAAPLVAHQQALAILDYQITAQASVLAFSKIYLLSGALLLSSLPLLFFFHTGKARTTVRSMH
- a CDS encoding HlyD family secretion protein — encoded protein: MATSPNTSDLDATPTAGSSRRRILIPILIVAALAGLGWAFNAWRYARVHESTDDAQVDGDMTPVLAKVGGYVQRLTIDENVHVAGDSLLVQIDPAEYQARLAQAEADLAAARAAVSGPQGEGQAQAMVQAASSQRASLQAQIGAARANLTKANADLARARELVAKQIVSKQQLDAAQAAADAAAATLQALQRQQSAAGSNITAAQAGVRLAQARLAAAQAAVENAKLQLSYTRVTAPMAGLVSRKQVEIGQLVQPGQPLLTIVADTGVWVTANFKETQLSDILVGQPVDIDVDAYPGCDVKGKVESLSAATGAKFALLPPDNATGNFTKVVQRVPVRIAVTRGCGPDHPLRPGMSVVAHVVTQ
- a CDS encoding TolC family protein, translating into MNVILPSRARARTARPLLAALLLLPAAAGAQQLAPQRLSLGDAVRMAARQSALVASATLQTAAARARVDQQRSSLLPNFSASALESGHTVNSATFGFNFPTAPGQPPLLDPLGQVIGPVTTLDLRGRISQTLFDAGAFEHYRAAQASASAVRVNESAAAEQAATQAAMAYLQALRADAQLSARLADSSLAVDLLGIARDQLSAGVGVALDVTRAESQLVGVRAQLISARNDQARSRLNLARAVNLSLDTPLVLTDSLGSLPDVPDAADPQAAVEAALRARPDIRALEQQLAAERLQVRAIQSERLPTVAAFGDDGTIGMRLSHMLATYTWGIQLSVPIFDGMRRDSRVSEQQANMRDLEVRERDLRQQVMVDVRSAVLDLSSARQVVDATRERLRLAEQEVAQARDRFRAGVAGNADVITASLSLNAARTQLIDAETSYQAARVALARAEGRTTSIQ
- a CDS encoding TetR/AcrR family transcriptional regulator, encoding MVQPELAHEPKWRRLPEERPRQILDAAFATFAEHGLADARLDDIAKRAGVSKGTIYLYFQSKEELFREVVLHTVGDAIDELERRIAGKTALEDLHSFMDAQWRFMCSAAFPPLHRWVNAELHAFPDLADFYGRQVFSRGRALLRSILERGMERGEFRRMDPGMAARMLIALFVTYGNWRHQPVLCDSIGGKSDQQLLDEIKQFYLNAIRPASDAAATDSPS
- a CDS encoding winged helix-turn-helix domain-containing protein; translated protein: MDAAPDIVPIARLMGDRARATMLMGLMTGRALTATELARAAGVTKQTASSHLSKLVKVRLVAVERAGRHRYFRLANRDVAAAIERLMGLAGRVGAVHVNSGPADPGLRKARVCYDHLAGDLGVLVFDRFRERGFLRGQGRALSLTAEGERFCLEMGIDVAALKRARRPLCLPCLDWSVRRHHLAGALGAAILRRCFALGWARPHRTTRVVSFSAVGERALRSTLTGRG
- a CDS encoding NIPSNAP family protein, producing MSITCFIRYEIDPFQRDAFAEYAANWTRIIPRCGGDLIGYFLPYEGTNNVAWALISFSSLAAYEAYRSRLRADPDGRANFAMAQSKRLIQREERSFLERVQATRGPEE